One genomic region from Thermoleptolyngbya sichuanensis A183 encodes:
- a CDS encoding NAD-dependent epimerase/dehydratase family protein: MTPKRILLTGASGCVGHYIADALIHQTQHELFLLVRNPQKFRLSVDTRPGIHLIVGDMRQIEQQNKLLKTINVAILTAAVWGGAQDVFDVNVIKTVRLMNLLDPDVCEQVIYFSTASILDREGKPLKQAGEIGTDYIRAKYACHQRLSKLAIAPQITTVFPTLVFGGDDTKPYSHLSGGITEVTKWIGLLRFLKLDGSFHFIHAQDIAQVVAHLVEHPPELGDSGTDCFANWRELVLGSEPITVNRAIADMSAYLGKRIYFRIPLTRRLIDLLIVLFRIQMAAWDRFCLGYRHFTYQHFVNPSTYGLPMRCATVAELLAASGVPGSRVPPVAIAPAPLVKAESGSAE, from the coding sequence CTCCGAAGCGAATCCTCCTTACGGGCGCAAGCGGCTGCGTTGGGCACTACATTGCTGACGCGCTGATTCATCAGACGCAGCACGAACTGTTTCTACTGGTGCGAAACCCGCAGAAGTTTCGGCTGAGTGTAGACACGCGGCCGGGAATCCACCTCATCGTAGGCGATATGCGCCAGATCGAGCAGCAAAATAAGCTGCTTAAAACCATTAATGTAGCAATCCTCACCGCTGCCGTATGGGGCGGGGCACAGGACGTGTTTGACGTAAACGTGATTAAAACCGTCCGGCTGATGAACCTGCTTGACCCGGATGTGTGTGAACAGGTCATCTATTTTTCCACTGCCAGCATTTTGGATCGCGAGGGCAAGCCGCTCAAGCAGGCGGGCGAAATCGGCACCGACTATATCCGCGCCAAATACGCCTGCCATCAGCGGCTATCTAAGCTGGCGATCGCCCCCCAAATTACCACCGTTTTCCCCACACTGGTCTTTGGTGGCGATGACACCAAGCCCTACTCGCACCTCTCAGGCGGCATTACCGAGGTCACAAAATGGATCGGGCTGCTGCGCTTCCTCAAGCTCGACGGCAGTTTTCACTTTATCCACGCACAGGATATTGCCCAAGTTGTCGCCCATCTCGTAGAACACCCGCCAGAACTGGGCGATTCTGGGACGGATTGCTTCGCGAATTGGCGCGAACTGGTGCTGGGCAGTGAACCAATCACGGTGAACCGGGCGATCGCCGACATGAGCGCCTACCTGGGTAAGCGCATCTATTTCCGCATTCCGCTGACTCGTCGGCTGATCGATCTCCTCATTGTCCTCTTCCGCATCCAGATGGCCGCCTGGGATCGCTTCTGTCTAGGCTATCGCCACTTCACCTATCAGCACTTCGTCAACCCCAGCACCTATGGGCTGCCCATGCGCTGCGCCACGGTGGCCGAACTGCTGGCCGCCAGCGGTGTGCCTGGTTCCCGCGTGCCTCCAGTGGCGATCGCCCCCGCCCCGCTGGTCAAGGCAGAATCCGGCAGTGCAGAATAA